In a single window of the Streptomyces sp. NBC_00285 genome:
- a CDS encoding sugar ABC transporter ATP-binding protein translates to MAPQPPLLTMSGITKSFPGVRALDGVDLEVHAGEVHCLLGQNGAGKSTLIKVLAGAHQPDSGEITWRSEPVTLGSPIAAMRLGIATIYQELDLIEGLSVAENVFLGHEPTSAGFVVRGSAARTATAELLKRLGHSEVDPTRLVGDLSAAQQQIVSMARALSHEVRLIVMDEPSAALDPEEVDNLFRIVGDLTADGVAVIYISHRLEEIRRIGDRVTVLKEGRSVAGGLPAKSTPTHEVVTLMTGRNVEYVFPERPEAGFAAKREPVLKVEGLSRRGEFAPVDLELRPGEIVGLAGLVGSGRSEILETIYGARKPDEGRVLVDGTPLRPGSVRAAVSAGIGLAPEERKAQGLLMLESVSSNVSISTLSRFARAGWLDRRTERAATHQAVRELSLRPDNPDAAIRTLSGGNQQKAVLARWLLRGCKVLLLDEPTRGVDIGARAELYAVIRRLADEGLAVLLVSSEVPEVLGLADRVLVLREGSVVHTADARELDEHRVLDLVMEGSPTP, encoded by the coding sequence ATGGCACCGCAACCGCCCCTGCTCACCATGTCCGGCATCACCAAGTCGTTCCCGGGCGTTCGCGCCCTGGACGGCGTGGATCTCGAGGTCCACGCCGGTGAGGTCCACTGCCTGCTCGGCCAGAACGGGGCCGGCAAGTCCACTCTGATCAAAGTGCTCGCCGGGGCTCACCAGCCGGACAGTGGTGAGATCACCTGGCGAAGTGAGCCCGTGACCCTGGGGTCGCCGATCGCCGCCATGCGGCTGGGCATCGCCACCATCTACCAGGAACTCGATCTGATCGAAGGGCTGTCCGTCGCGGAGAACGTCTTCCTCGGGCATGAACCCACCTCGGCCGGGTTCGTGGTGCGCGGTTCCGCAGCCCGTACGGCGACCGCGGAGCTGCTGAAACGTCTGGGGCACTCGGAGGTCGATCCGACGCGGCTGGTCGGTGACCTGTCCGCGGCGCAGCAGCAGATCGTCTCGATGGCCCGCGCGCTGTCCCACGAGGTGCGGTTGATCGTGATGGACGAGCCGTCGGCGGCGCTCGACCCCGAAGAGGTGGACAACCTGTTCAGGATCGTCGGCGATCTGACGGCCGACGGCGTCGCCGTCATCTACATCTCCCACCGCCTTGAGGAGATCCGCCGCATCGGCGACCGGGTCACGGTCCTGAAGGAGGGCCGTTCGGTCGCGGGCGGCCTGCCCGCCAAGTCCACACCGACCCATGAGGTCGTGACCCTGATGACCGGGCGGAACGTGGAGTACGTCTTCCCCGAGCGGCCCGAGGCCGGGTTCGCCGCGAAGCGGGAGCCGGTGCTGAAGGTCGAAGGGCTGAGCAGGCGAGGGGAGTTCGCCCCTGTCGATTTGGAGCTGCGGCCCGGGGAGATCGTCGGCCTGGCCGGGCTCGTCGGCTCAGGGCGCAGCGAGATCCTGGAGACGATCTACGGGGCTCGCAAGCCCGACGAAGGCCGTGTCCTCGTCGACGGCACGCCCCTGCGCCCCGGAAGTGTCCGCGCCGCCGTCAGCGCCGGTATCGGTCTGGCGCCCGAGGAACGCAAGGCGCAGGGCCTGCTGATGCTGGAGTCCGTCAGCAGCAACGTCTCGATCTCCACGCTGTCGCGGTTCGCCCGCGCGGGCTGGCTCGACCGCCGTACCGAACGGGCCGCGACGCACCAGGCGGTGCGGGAACTGTCCCTGCGGCCGGACAATCCCGACGCCGCGATCAGGACCCTGTCCGGCGGCAACCAGCAGAAGGCCGTGCTCGCACGCTGGCTGTTGCGCGGCTGCAAGGTGCTGTTGCTGGACGAGCCCACCAGGGGTGTCGACATCGGCGCCCGGGCGGAGCTCTACGCAGTGATTCGCAGGCTGGCCGACGAGGGCCTGGCCGTACTTCTCGTGTCCAGTGAGGTGCCCGAGGTCCTGGGGCTCGCCGACCGGGTGCTGGTGCTCCGTGAAGGCAGCGTCGTGCACACGGCGGACGCCCGGGAGCTCGACGAGCACCGAGTACTCGATCTTGTGATGGAAGGGAGCCCGACGCCATGA
- a CDS encoding ABC transporter permease, with product MTQPATAAHEDAPTPAAKSAGEQGSSRRSGPRWDVRTLSLLGVLAVLVAVGGITAPDEFLATSNLQLVLTQASVIGVVTVGMTFVITSGGIDLSVGAIVALASVWATTVATQEFGFAGILFTAVIVGVGCGLVNGLLIAYGRMVPFIATLAMLASARGLALQITDGSTQIVSIASVLDLGARDSYILGIPPLVLIFAAVTVIGWLVLNRTTFGRRTVAVGGNAEAARLAGIDVRRQRLYLYLLSGLCCGIAAFMLIVLAGSGQNTNGNLYELDAIAAAIIGGTLLSGGRGTIIGSVLGVLVFTTITNIFALNNLETAVQQIAKGAIIVAAVLVQRRSLHGDT from the coding sequence ATGACGCAGCCGGCCACCGCGGCGCACGAGGATGCGCCGACACCCGCGGCCAAGTCCGCGGGGGAGCAAGGGAGTTCGCGTCGATCGGGTCCGCGCTGGGACGTGCGCACCCTGTCCTTGCTCGGAGTCCTCGCCGTCCTCGTCGCGGTCGGTGGGATCACCGCACCGGACGAGTTCCTCGCGACGAGCAATCTGCAGCTCGTCCTCACCCAGGCCTCCGTGATCGGTGTCGTCACCGTCGGCATGACGTTCGTCATCACCTCTGGCGGCATCGACCTGTCGGTCGGCGCGATCGTGGCGCTCGCCTCGGTGTGGGCGACGACCGTGGCCACCCAGGAGTTCGGCTTCGCGGGCATTCTGTTCACCGCGGTGATCGTCGGTGTGGGCTGTGGTCTCGTCAACGGTCTGCTGATCGCCTACGGCAGGATGGTGCCGTTCATCGCGACGCTGGCCATGCTCGCCTCCGCCCGGGGGCTCGCACTGCAGATCACGGACGGCAGCACGCAGATCGTGAGCATCGCGTCGGTGCTCGACCTGGGCGCCAGGGACTCCTACATCCTCGGCATCCCGCCCCTTGTCCTGATCTTCGCCGCGGTCACCGTCATCGGCTGGCTGGTCCTCAACCGCACCACCTTCGGCCGCCGCACCGTCGCGGTCGGCGGCAACGCGGAAGCGGCCCGCCTCGCCGGTATCGACGTACGCCGCCAGCGCCTGTACCTGTACCTGCTGTCCGGGCTGTGCTGCGGGATCGCCGCGTTCATGCTGATCGTGCTCGCCGGCTCGGGGCAGAACACCAACGGCAACCTCTACGAGCTGGACGCCATCGCTGCGGCGATCATCGGCGGCACCCTGCTCAGCGGCGGCCGCGGCACCATCATCGGCTCCGTCCTCGGCGTTCTGGTCTTCACCACGATCACCAACATCTTCGCCCTGAACAACCTCGAGACCGCTGTCCAGCAGATCGCGAAGGGCGCCATCATCGTCGCCGCCGTCCTGGTCCAGCGCCGCTCGCTGCACGGCGACACCTGA
- a CDS encoding substrate-binding domain-containing protein — MPKTPATSRRALLFGTAAVSAGALMTACTSNESKDRAQAADNAAPVADDKPGKAVTIGFAGPQADHGWLNAINSNAKSRAKKYSDVTLEITEGSNDTAQQIGQVQTLINKKVDVLVILPADGKALTQVGLQAMRAGIPVVNLDRVFASPQAYRCWIGGDNYGMGLNAGHYIGEQLKGKKNAKVVELAGLDNLELTQQRTKGFDDALKNYPNIRKVARQAADFTVESGQAKMAQLLQAQSGFDALWNHDDDQGVGALRAIDQAGRDDFLMVGGAGAKSAMDAIKAGDSVLKATVLYPPTMAASAIDLARALGQAKGIGGLAEFEIPSSLTLYSAVVTKDNVDQYLPTGFI; from the coding sequence ATGCCCAAAACCCCCGCCACCAGCCGCAGAGCACTGCTGTTCGGCACCGCCGCCGTCTCCGCCGGTGCGCTGATGACGGCCTGCACCAGCAATGAGTCCAAGGACCGGGCGCAGGCCGCGGACAACGCCGCCCCGGTCGCGGACGACAAGCCGGGCAAGGCCGTCACCATCGGGTTCGCCGGTCCCCAGGCCGACCACGGCTGGCTCAACGCCATCAACTCCAACGCCAAGTCGCGAGCGAAGAAGTACTCGGACGTCACCCTGGAGATCACCGAAGGCTCCAACGACACCGCCCAGCAGATCGGCCAGGTCCAGACGCTGATCAACAAGAAGGTCGACGTCCTGGTGATCCTGCCCGCCGACGGCAAGGCACTCACCCAGGTCGGCCTGCAGGCCATGAGGGCGGGTATCCCCGTCGTCAACCTGGACCGCGTGTTCGCCTCCCCGCAGGCGTACCGCTGCTGGATCGGCGGCGACAACTACGGCATGGGCCTCAACGCCGGCCACTACATCGGCGAACAGCTCAAGGGCAAGAAGAACGCCAAGGTCGTCGAACTCGCCGGCCTCGACAACCTCGAACTGACCCAGCAGCGCACCAAGGGCTTCGACGACGCCCTGAAGAACTACCCCAACATCCGCAAGGTGGCCCGCCAGGCGGCCGACTTCACGGTCGAGTCCGGACAGGCCAAGATGGCCCAACTCCTGCAGGCCCAATCGGGCTTCGACGCGCTGTGGAACCACGACGACGACCAGGGCGTGGGCGCGCTGCGCGCCATCGACCAGGCCGGACGCGACGACTTCCTCATGGTCGGCGGCGCCGGCGCCAAGTCCGCGATGGACGCCATCAAGGCCGGCGACAGCGTGCTGAAGGCGACCGTCCTGTACCCGCCGACCATGGCCGCCTCCGCCATCGACCTCGCCCGGGCGCTCGGGCAGGCCAAGGGCATCGGAGGTCTCGCCGAGTTCGAGATCCCGTCCTCGCTGACCCTCTACTCGGCCGTGGTCACCAAGGACAACGTCGACCAGTACCTGCCGACCGGCTTCATCTGA
- a CDS encoding Gfo/Idh/MocA family protein — translation MEQRDSRTAPPTLGVGMVGYAFMGAAHSQGWRTVGHAFDLPLRPVLAAIAGRDAHGVRAAADKHGWAAAETDWRALIARDDVQLVDICTPGDSHAEIAIAALEAGKHVLCEKPLANSVAEAEAMVAAAEAARSRGQLSMVGFNYRRVPALTFARGLIADGRLGTLRHVRVSYLQDWLVDPDFPLTWRLQREHAGSGALGDLGAHIVDLAQYLTGEVLVGVSAQMETFVEERPLLDGASNGLTASGGPRRGPVTVDDAAVFTGRLASGALAAFEATRMATGRKNALRLEINGESGSLAFDLERLNELSFHDHREPAATAGFRRIVVTEAEHPYLEGWWPPGHVLGYEHTFVHQARDLVEAIASGTDPRPSFADGLQVQRVLAAVEESAQKNSVYTPVQAVAAEVR, via the coding sequence ATGGAACAGAGGGACAGTCGGACCGCACCGCCGACACTCGGCGTGGGCATGGTCGGCTACGCGTTCATGGGCGCCGCGCACTCACAAGGGTGGCGCACCGTAGGGCACGCGTTCGACCTGCCCCTGCGGCCGGTCCTGGCCGCGATCGCCGGCCGCGACGCGCACGGTGTGCGGGCAGCGGCCGACAAGCACGGCTGGGCCGCGGCGGAGACCGACTGGCGTGCCCTCATAGCCCGCGACGACGTGCAGCTCGTCGACATCTGCACACCGGGCGACAGCCATGCGGAGATCGCGATCGCAGCGCTGGAGGCGGGCAAGCACGTGCTGTGCGAGAAACCGCTGGCGAACTCGGTGGCCGAGGCCGAGGCCATGGTCGCAGCCGCCGAAGCGGCCCGCTCACGCGGCCAGTTGTCCATGGTGGGCTTCAACTACCGGCGGGTGCCCGCCCTCACCTTCGCGCGCGGGCTCATCGCGGACGGCAGGCTCGGCACGCTGCGCCACGTACGGGTCAGCTACCTCCAGGACTGGCTGGTCGACCCCGACTTCCCGCTGACCTGGCGGCTGCAGCGGGAGCACGCGGGATCGGGGGCGCTCGGCGACCTCGGCGCGCACATCGTCGACCTGGCCCAGTACCTGACCGGTGAGGTCCTGGTCGGCGTCTCCGCCCAGATGGAGACCTTCGTCGAGGAACGCCCCCTCCTCGACGGCGCCTCCAACGGACTGACCGCGTCCGGCGGCCCCCGGCGCGGGCCGGTGACGGTCGACGACGCGGCCGTCTTCACGGGCCGGCTCGCCTCGGGAGCGCTCGCCGCGTTCGAGGCGACCCGGATGGCGACAGGGCGCAAGAACGCCCTGCGTCTGGAGATCAACGGTGAGTCCGGTTCGCTCGCCTTCGACCTGGAGCGGCTCAACGAGCTGTCCTTCCACGACCATCGGGAGCCCGCCGCCACGGCGGGGTTCCGCAGGATCGTCGTCACCGAGGCCGAGCACCCCTACCTTGAGGGCTGGTGGCCGCCCGGCCACGTGCTCGGCTACGAGCACACCTTCGTCCACCAGGCCCGCGACCTCGTCGAGGCCATCGCGTCCGGCACCGACCCGAGGCCGTCGTTCGCCGACGGTCTGCAGGTCCAGCGTGTACTCGCCGCGGTGGAGGAGAGTGCGCAGAAGAACTCCGTCTACACCCCCGTCCAGGCCGTCGCGGCCGAAGTCCGGTAG
- a CDS encoding sugar phosphate isomerase/epimerase family protein, with protein MPRPFTLFTGQWADLPLEEVCRLARDFGYDGLELACWGDHFEVDKALADPSYLDSRHAMLDKYGLKCWAISNHLVGQAVCDAIIDERHQAILPAEVWGDGEPEGVRRRAADRMKDTARAARAFGVDTVIGFTGSAIWHLLAMFPPAPQSMIDRGYEDFAERWNPILDIFDAQGVRFAHEVHPSEIAYDYWTTRRALEAVGNRPAFGLNFDPSHFVWQDLDPVGFLYDFRERIYHVDCKEARMRLDGRNGRLGSHLPWGDPRRGWDFVSAGHGDVPWEDVFRMLRSIDYQGPVSVEWEDAGMDRLQGAPEALAHLKRFDFDPPSASFDAAFGGSDH; from the coding sequence ATGCCACGCCCGTTCACCCTGTTCACCGGTCAGTGGGCCGACCTCCCACTTGAGGAAGTCTGTCGTCTCGCGCGTGACTTCGGCTACGACGGACTCGAACTCGCCTGTTGGGGCGACCACTTCGAGGTCGACAAGGCGCTCGCCGACCCGTCCTACCTGGACTCCCGGCACGCGATGCTCGACAAGTACGGACTCAAGTGCTGGGCGATCTCCAACCATCTGGTCGGCCAGGCCGTCTGCGACGCCATCATCGACGAGCGCCACCAGGCGATCCTGCCCGCCGAGGTGTGGGGCGACGGAGAGCCGGAGGGTGTCCGGCGTCGTGCGGCGGACCGTATGAAGGACACCGCGCGGGCCGCACGCGCCTTCGGCGTCGACACCGTCATCGGCTTCACCGGCTCGGCCATCTGGCATCTGCTCGCCATGTTCCCGCCGGCACCCCAGTCCATGATCGACCGCGGTTACGAGGACTTCGCCGAGCGCTGGAACCCGATCCTGGACATCTTCGACGCGCAGGGTGTGCGGTTCGCGCACGAGGTCCACCCCAGCGAGATCGCCTACGACTACTGGACGACCCGGCGTGCTCTGGAGGCCGTCGGCAACCGCCCGGCCTTCGGCCTGAACTTCGACCCCTCCCACTTCGTGTGGCAGGACCTCGACCCCGTCGGCTTCCTCTACGACTTCCGTGAGCGGATCTACCACGTGGACTGCAAGGAGGCCCGCATGCGCCTGGACGGCCGCAACGGCCGCCTCGGCTCCCATCTGCCCTGGGGCGACCCGCGCCGCGGCTGGGACTTCGTCTCCGCCGGACACGGCGACGTGCCCTGGGAGGACGTCTTCCGCATGCTGCGCTCCATCGACTACCAGGGCCCCGTCTCCGTCGAGTGGGAGGACGCCGGCATGGACCGCCTCCAGGGCGCGCCGGAAGCGCTCGCCCATCTGAAGCGATTCGATTTCGACCCGCCGTCGGCGTCCTTCGACGCTGCCTTTGGAGGCAGCGACCACTAG
- a CDS encoding inositol-3-phosphate synthase: MNHDGNASEPQTGGRTARTGVWFVGARGSVATTAVAGCAAVTAGLRPPTGMVTETAPFDGTGLPPLPALVFGGHDTAHCPLPKRAEHLTEAGVLPHGLAPAVRAELQAADEEIRLGGPLPDDTRSDEELIADFAADLTSFRVRNALARVVVVNVSSTEPLPAPDAVRLPPSSLYAAAAVRAGCPYVNFTPSTGLRIPALTDAAAAGALPHAGRDGKTGQTLLRAALAPMFVQRAIEVRAWSGTNLLGGGDGAALADPGAAAAKNAGKERVLADTLGHTPQGEVHIDDVPVLGDWKTAWDHIAFEGFLGSRMILQTIWQGCDSALAAPLVLDLARLVARAHEAGMSGPLTELGFYFKDPDAGPAGLSEQYTALLSFADRLREAR, from the coding sequence GTGAACCACGACGGGAACGCATCGGAGCCCCAGACCGGCGGGCGGACCGCACGCACCGGTGTCTGGTTCGTCGGAGCCCGCGGATCGGTTGCCACCACAGCCGTCGCCGGATGCGCGGCGGTCACCGCCGGGCTGCGGCCGCCGACCGGCATGGTGACCGAGACCGCACCCTTCGACGGCACCGGCCTGCCGCCTTTGCCCGCACTCGTCTTCGGCGGCCACGACACCGCCCACTGCCCGCTGCCCAAGCGGGCCGAACACCTCACCGAGGCGGGCGTCCTGCCGCACGGGCTCGCCCCCGCCGTACGCGCCGAACTCCAGGCCGCGGACGAGGAGATACGACTCGGCGGCCCGCTCCCGGACGACACGCGAAGCGACGAGGAACTCATCGCGGACTTCGCGGCCGACCTCACCTCGTTCCGCGTGCGCAACGCACTGGCGCGGGTGGTCGTCGTCAACGTCTCCTCCACCGAGCCGCTGCCCGCGCCCGACGCCGTACGACTGCCACCCAGCTCCCTCTACGCGGCCGCCGCCGTGCGAGCCGGCTGCCCCTACGTCAACTTCACGCCGTCCACCGGGCTGCGCATCCCGGCCCTCACGGACGCCGCCGCGGCTGGCGCACTGCCCCACGCGGGACGGGACGGCAAGACCGGCCAGACCCTGCTGCGCGCCGCGCTCGCCCCGATGTTCGTCCAGCGCGCCATCGAGGTCCGCGCCTGGTCCGGCACCAATCTGCTGGGCGGCGGCGACGGGGCGGCCCTCGCCGATCCGGGCGCGGCAGCGGCGAAGAACGCCGGCAAGGAACGCGTCCTGGCCGACACCCTCGGGCACACACCGCAGGGCGAGGTGCACATCGACGACGTACCCGTGCTCGGCGACTGGAAGACCGCCTGGGACCACATCGCCTTCGAGGGCTTCCTCGGCTCGCGCATGATCCTGCAGACCATCTGGCAGGGGTGCGACTCGGCCCTGGCCGCACCGCTCGTCCTGGACCTGGCCCGCCTGGTCGCCCGCGCCCACGAGGCGGGCATGTCCGGCCCGCTCACGGAACTGGGCTTCTACTTCAAGGACCCCGACGCGGGTCCGGCGGGTCTCTCGGAGCAGTACACCGCCCTGTTGTCGTTCGCCGACCGGCTGCGGGAGGCGCGATGA
- a CDS encoding SCO3242 family prenyltransferase, with protein sequence MIRSLLAAFAPPAAARTRKSARADSDQNPAGARAGRGRRARLRDWAELLRVSALFTVPGDALAGAAATGLRPGRGTAYAAGASLCLYEAGMALNDWADRDEDAVERPHRPIPSGRISPAAALTAAGLLTAAGLTFAARAGRPALAVAAALTATVWAYDLRLKHTPAAPAAMATARALDLVLGATATMPGPGAAPSGQKAAGTAPPAGSLLPSRPLPSRPVAGRPDPKSLMPRQDPGARASGTPGTALRVGAPALALAAHTYAVTAVSRHEAYGGSALTPLAALGATTVLGLLLARTRPTEGPLAALTAAAYVRTAALPCLHAALNPSAPLTQRAVGGGIRAMIPLQAALAARSGARVTPVAVLGLAPVARALARKVSPT encoded by the coding sequence ATGATCCGCTCCCTCCTGGCCGCCTTCGCCCCACCCGCAGCGGCGCGCACCCGAAAGTCCGCCCGCGCCGACAGCGACCAGAACCCGGCGGGTGCCCGCGCGGGGCGGGGGAGACGGGCACGGCTGCGAGACTGGGCCGAACTGCTGCGCGTCTCCGCGCTGTTCACTGTGCCCGGCGACGCGCTCGCCGGTGCCGCCGCCACCGGTCTGCGGCCCGGCCGGGGCACGGCGTACGCGGCGGGCGCCTCGCTCTGCCTGTACGAGGCGGGCATGGCGCTCAACGACTGGGCCGACCGCGACGAGGACGCCGTCGAGCGCCCTCATCGGCCCATCCCCTCCGGCCGCATCTCTCCTGCGGCGGCGCTGACCGCGGCCGGGCTGCTGACCGCGGCCGGACTCACGTTCGCCGCCCGCGCCGGCCGCCCCGCACTCGCGGTGGCAGCGGCGCTGACCGCCACCGTCTGGGCGTACGACCTCCGCCTGAAGCACACCCCCGCGGCCCCGGCGGCGATGGCCACGGCCCGGGCCCTGGACCTGGTCCTCGGAGCGACGGCCACCATGCCGGGACCGGGCGCGGCGCCCTCCGGGCAGAAGGCAGCCGGCACGGCACCGCCCGCCGGCAGCCTGCTGCCGAGCCGTCCGCTGCCGAGCCGCCCGGTGGCCGGGAGGCCGGATCCGAAGTCCCTGATGCCACGTCAGGACCCGGGTGCGAGGGCTTCCGGCACACCCGGAACCGCTCTCCGCGTCGGGGCCCCCGCCCTCGCCCTGGCCGCCCACACCTACGCCGTGACCGCCGTCTCCAGGCATGAGGCGTACGGCGGTTCCGCGCTCACGCCCCTCGCCGCCCTCGGCGCGACGACCGTGCTCGGCCTGCTGCTGGCACGTACACGCCCAACAGAAGGGCCCCTCGCAGCGCTGACGGCCGCCGCCTACGTCCGTACCGCCGCCCTTCCCTGCCTGCACGCCGCCCTCAACCCGTCCGCGCCGCTCACGCAGCGGGCCGTCGGCGGCGGGATCCGCGCCATGATCCCGCTCCAGGCCGCGCTCGCCGCCAGGTCCGGTGCGCGTGTGACCCCTGTGGCCGTGCTGGGGCTCGCACCCGTGGCCCGCGCGCTCGCACGGAAGGTGAGCCCGACATGA
- a CDS encoding sugar phosphate isomerase/epimerase family protein — MTAFNDEAVTGDALRRALGVNRRRFLSTCTAVTGAAIAAPVFGAAPALAQNRTAAGGHDRGGSALVPPHKRGIILYTVRDAVGRDPLASDLPSGFREVFKQLSRFGYRQVEFAGYGQHANAPGGADLGTVQGAKLLRSWLDEYGLRAQGSHGYIPPSWPLTSSDRDTFKRWLEIANILGMEHMGTGADPTNTPYRADWDVAAQKWNTLGSLACRAGIKLYTHNHDAAYDFLLDGGPLDAQGRPTRSSGIRKLEYFLKVTDRKSVYLELDVFWAHVAQYKFHTYTAHDGSQRERVFDPAALVERNSTRFPLFHAKDGVVNTQSGMGYDMVPFGTGDIDYRRFFTRVGAKNYRNPMVEQDTAPSTTVPGQSLDFARIGYDNLAALRARH; from the coding sequence GTGACCGCGTTCAACGACGAAGCCGTCACCGGCGACGCCCTGCGTCGCGCACTCGGCGTCAACCGCCGCCGCTTCCTCAGCACCTGCACGGCCGTCACCGGGGCGGCGATCGCAGCCCCGGTCTTCGGCGCCGCGCCCGCCCTGGCGCAGAACAGAACGGCAGCCGGCGGCCATGACCGGGGCGGTTCCGCCCTGGTCCCGCCGCACAAGCGCGGCATCATCCTCTACACCGTCCGGGACGCGGTCGGCCGCGACCCGCTGGCCTCCGACCTGCCCTCCGGCTTCCGTGAGGTGTTCAAGCAGCTGTCGCGCTTCGGCTATCGCCAGGTGGAGTTCGCCGGTTACGGCCAGCACGCCAACGCACCCGGCGGCGCCGATCTGGGCACGGTCCAGGGCGCGAAGCTGCTGCGCTCCTGGCTCGACGAGTACGGGCTGCGGGCGCAGGGCAGCCACGGCTACATCCCGCCGTCCTGGCCGCTGACGTCGTCCGACCGGGACACCTTCAAGCGCTGGCTGGAGATCGCCAACATCCTCGGCATGGAGCACATGGGCACCGGCGCCGACCCCACCAACACCCCCTACCGGGCCGACTGGGACGTCGCCGCGCAGAAGTGGAACACCCTGGGCTCCCTCGCCTGCCGCGCGGGCATCAAGCTCTACACCCACAACCACGACGCGGCCTACGACTTCCTGCTCGACGGCGGCCCGCTCGACGCACAGGGGCGGCCCACCCGCAGCTCCGGAATCCGCAAGCTGGAGTACTTCCTGAAGGTGACGGACCGCAAGAGCGTCTACCTGGAGCTGGACGTCTTCTGGGCGCACGTGGCCCAGTACAAGTTCCACACGTACACCGCCCATGACGGCTCCCAGCGCGAGCGCGTCTTCGACCCGGCCGCACTCGTCGAGCGCAACAGCACCCGGTTCCCGCTGTTCCACGCCAAGGACGGCGTGGTCAACACCCAGAGCGGCATGGGCTACGACATGGTGCCGTTCGGCACCGGTGACATCGACTACCGGCGGTTCTTCACCCGGGTGGGAGCGAAGAACTACCGCAACCCGATGGTCGAGCAGGACACCGCACCCAGCACGACCGTGCCCGGCCAGTCCCTGGACTTCGCCCGCATCGGCTACGACAATCTCGCGGCCCTGCGCGCCCGCCACTGA